The Fibrobacter sp. UWB16 genomic interval CGCCACGCGGACAACAGGCGATTCACCAAGGACTACATAGCCTTCAATAGACGTTAGTTCGCCCAACTTGATGGTATCAACCTTGGAATCGGCCTTGGCATCAAGCGCTATAGAATGCACAGCACCCGTGGCTTCCGTTTCGCTCACATTGCGAGCTTCAATGGTATAGCGACCATTGCGGACTTCGAATGAAACGTGCCCATCCTCATTGGTTTCATTCCAAGCTTCTTCCGCAGGGCCGCTAGAAAGGTAATTGTCCGGCAAAATACGAACACGCGCTGTAGATGCAGGCGTTCCATCAGCCATTTGAACATACAAAGCAATAGTTGATTCGGCTTCGGTGCCACCAGCAACGTTTCTTTCGGTGCACGCCGTCAAAGCCAACGCAAAAACTCCAAGCCAAGCAAGCAAGCGCATTTGAGCAACCGTCATCCTACTAGTTTTCATGATTGCCCCCTTGAACTTCGGCAGGTTCGCGAGATTCATCCGCAATTTCACGAGAAGCATTCTGTATTTCGGCACCGCGAATGCGGCGTTTGCGCCCACGCCTCTGCGGTGGCGGATACGGGTCCGAAAGCGGGAAAAGTTGCATGCCGAGCTGGAAAACGCGATTCGGCTTTTGACACGCACCTACTTTAGCAAGCACTTCGCGACGGAACCTGCGCACCATTTCGACAAGCTCTTTATAAGTCGTTTCGTCACAACCAAATGCGAGCGTCGAAAGATTGCGCTCACTACGATCAAAACGGTCCATCGCCGTCTGCGCCACGTCCAGATTCTGTTGGATGTAAGCGTTCACCGCCGTATTGTACGATTCAAAGCCACTCGAAACAAGACCTTGCGTTTGTTCATAAAATCCTGTTTGCTCGTTTTTCTTGATCATCGACAAGCGTTCCAAAAGCGCAATCGAAGACTTTACCTGGCTTGCAGAAATCGGCGGGCGCACCATAAGGCCCAAGGCGGCATCGTCACCCACATACGGGTAAAAAGTCACAAGTTCACGAACGACAGCATGGTACCAATGGTCAAAATATTCAAACTGGTCCTTCGCCAAGTTTTCCACCTTGCATTCCTTGGATGCGACAAGCTTTTCCAGGAATTGACGGCTTTCGGTATGCGTTTTAGCCTGGTTAAAAGCAACCATGTTTGCAAAGTACGCTTTTTCGCGTTCGTCACTGCAAAAGATAGACGCAAAAACTTCGACAATGCGGTCGGTCAGGTTTCGCTTGCCCTGCAAGATCTTATTGAACATCGATGAATCGAAGCCCGCTTTTTCGGCAATAAAACGATGGCTAAAACGCCAATCACTTGCATGGCGCTCTTCGTAGGCGTCTTTCAAAAAATCGCGGTAATTCAGATATTCAAAAATATTGATCATTAGGCTATAAACTATGAGGTCGGGGCTTCGCCCCTTTGAGGTCTGAACTTGTGATTGTCATGCCCGTCCCGGAACTCGTCCGGGATGACAGACGGACATCTCCTTTTATCAGAAAGAGTTACTAATAGTAATATACATTATTGTCCACAGTTTTGCAAATTTTATGTCCACATTATGTTATAAAAAAAATGTGTTATTTTTTTGAAAAATCTAAAAAAGTTCATTTTTTACGTGAAAAATATCGAATTATCAGATTTTCTCACGTAAAAATTCAGACAAACTTATTAAAAATTCAGCAAAAAGTATCTTTTGCCACCTTTTAGACAGTGTTTTAAGCTTTAAAAGCTCAAAATTTTTCATTTTAAAGCAAAAATCCGCATTCAAGCGGATTTTAACTACATACAACATCAAAATTTTACGTGAATATCAAGCTTATTTTGAAGATATTCACGTAATATCCAACTAAAAATGGAATTTTCGTTTTTAATAGCGGAAGTAGTTGCCTTTGGGGAGGTTTCGCAAATCCGACTGATTGCGAACATTTTGCACTTTTTGGCCAAGCGCATTGACCGTAAAGCCTTTTGTACGCGGTTGCGCAGCAAGCTTTTTGCCAACAAGCGCTGTAGTCTGCTTATTCTTC includes:
- a CDS encoding TIGR02147 family protein, encoding MINIFEYLNYRDFLKDAYEERHASDWRFSHRFIAEKAGFDSSMFNKILQGKRNLTDRIVEVFASIFCSDEREKAYFANMVAFNQAKTHTESRQFLEKLVASKECKVENLAKDQFEYFDHWYHAVVRELVTFYPYVGDDAALGLMVRPPISASQVKSSIALLERLSMIKKNEQTGFYEQTQGLVSSGFESYNTAVNAYIQQNLDVAQTAMDRFDRSERNLSTLAFGCDETTYKELVEMVRRFRREVLAKVGACQKPNRVFQLGMQLFPLSDPYPPPQRRGRKRRIRGAEIQNASREIADESREPAEVQGGNHEN